The sequence GTACGCTCAGCGGACTTCAGAAAGACAAGATAGAGTTCGAAGGCTTTCTTTTCATCGGACTGATGCGTGTAGGCGATGAGCCATTTGTGATCGAGTACAATGTGCGCATGGGTGATCCGGAGACCGAAGCCGTTCTGCCACGTATCGACTCTGATCTGCTAGAACATATGAAGGCCGTTGGAGAAGGCTCACTGTCCCAGCAGGAATTGAAGATTACGGAGAAGCGCTCCTGTACGGTGATGATGGTCTCTGGGGGATATCCGCAGGCCTATGAGAAAGGGAAGAAAATAACAGGAACGGACAATGTAGACGGATCCAGTATCCTATTTCATGCAGGAACCCAGATGGAAGGAGATGAGCTGGTGACCCATGGAGGAAGG is a genomic window of Flavobacteriales bacterium containing:
- a CDS encoding phosphoribosylamine--glycine ligase (catalyzes the formation of N(1)-(5-phospho-D-ribosyl)glycinamide from 5-phospho-D-ribosylamine and glycine in purine biosynthesis) translates to LLPTAKDYKRIGEGDTGLNTGGMGALSPAPVADESFMQKVKEKIIDRTLSGLQKDKIEFEGFLFIGLMRVGDEPFVIEYNVRMGDPETEAVLPRIDSDLLEHMKAVGEGSLSQQELKITEKRSCTVMMVSGGYPQAYEKGKKITGTDNVDGSSILFHAGTQMEGDELVTHGGRVLTMTAVAENLESALQQAYRNLQQIDFEGKYFRKDIGYELNEVVR